GTGGTTGCATTACTTACCGCTGCACTTGTCGCTATCGGCACCGTACGCATATTAGTGAAGATCGTTTGATTGTTGCCAATGCGTCCGCGCAAAAGCGCGTGAGTCATGCCTCCAGGCccaatttgcatttgcatttgaccGGAGTTGTTCTTTTGCAGCGGTTTCATATTCAGCAGGCTTGTGTACAACACGCGTTTACTATTCTCAACAGCACCGCTGCTGCCCGCACTAACTACGGTGTTCGTGACATTCCCTGCGTTCACCTCCATATTCGAGGCGCCGATTATATTTAGTATACGTTCGCGCTTCAATCTTTGCTGTTGCAGATTTGCATTCGCCGACGATTTATTCAACACAACCGCTTGTTGTTGCGACGTtgcctgttgttgctgctgatgcTGCTGTTGGGAGTGACTGACTGCAGCCGCCACTGTTTTCGCATCCATAACTATACTACCATGCTGCATGCTAACTGTGCTGCTACCGCCGCCGGAgacgccaccaccaccaccactaccacTACTGCCTGCCGAATTAGAAGTGGACACAAAGTTCACCTTCAAATTGGAGTTTTGCAGCTCTTTATAATGATGCAGCTTCTGTGTCATGCTATTGCTACTGTTGCCGTTACTGCTGCCGCCGCTATTGTTGCTATTGGACTGTTGTACAGCAACAGCATTAGCCAGCTCGCTAGCTGTAGCGATTGTGAAATTGGTGCCGCCACCACTAGTATTGTTGCTGGTGAGATAAATTTTATTACCACTGGTGGTGCCCTGCTGCGTCACCGATTGCGACGATGTGATTATCGCCGTTGTAGGTTGCAGACTGTAGTTGTGATTGGAAGCAATTGCGGCGGAATTGTGCTTCTGCTgttggtgctgttgttgttgtgtgacATTCAACTCAGAAACGAGCAGTGGGTACGAGGACATTTTTATCACTTTGCCACCTTGCATCTGCACTTTCTGCAGTTGCTGAGCGACCTGAGATGTTGTGCCAACCAAAGTTGTTGTCACACCAGAACCGGAGTTCGTCTGCCCATCATGGATAGCATTCACGCCGCTATCATCATCTtgatgctgttgctgttgcaactgctgttgctgctgttgttggtgaTGCAAATGTTGTAAATGCTTTGTGATTTGgatttgatgttgttgttgggtGATTATTTTTCGTTGTGAGAATTTGCGGTTCAACAACAATTTGTTAATGTCTGAAAATTTCGATATCGAATTATAAAGTTAtgctatttaatttttcgtcaataaatatagtaaatgtttaaaattaaatgaaacaaaacaaatcctccgaaactaaattaaataaaaataaactaaatacatataaattaacttGATCACACACCTATTTAAATTTATCGTAATTATACTCAATTCCAACCTAATCACCATTTCTTAAATAGGGTAAAACACTAAAAACCCATATACCTCAAGAACAGACTCTTACAGATGTTTAAATTTCTCgagtgcacaatatatcaatatTTTAATGCATAAGTCATAAGCCTTATGAGAAGCGCAAGTATGTGTGCTATTCTTTctgtaataaataattaaacgcCGTTTCTTCTCAAAATACACTCACCTGTCGCACCATCTGGCCCATTCAACTGCCGCTTTTGCCCTGGTCTACTGGCCCATACAATTTTGTTGCCCGACGAGCCTGCCGCGGCTGCTGCAGCCGCCATTGCCGCCGCAGCATCGGCACCACTCACGGTGGTAGCCGCACCTGACGCCGAATTGGTTGTGCTCCCACTTATCTGACGCCATACAATTTGTTGTGTTGGCTGATGCAcaagttgttgctgctgctgctgttgttgttgcgcttGGCGCGTCGTTGTTGTAACAATGAGTGGCGTCGTGCCTCCGGATACAGATGACGACAAATGTTGCACCGTGGCACCGCTGTTGCTCGCACTAGTCAAATGCTGCATTGTACCGCCGCTAATACTGTGTACAGCCACTTGATGTCCCCCCGACGTACTAATGATGTTTACACCCGAACCAGTTGAACTCATAGTCGGTGCCGTTACGGCATTACCATCAATTGTTAGTATATTTGTTGTCGTCGCTGACGTCACCCCCTGATTTGAAGATGCACTACCATCACTATTGTTCTCCAGCTTCACATTGGACAGCGTAATAACAGAAGCCGGTGCTGTGCTTGTAGACGACTGGCTGTTAGAAGTTTGCGCCGTTGACGCAGATAACATTGCGGTTCCGCTGGTGATTGTGGGTGTGGCTTtctgtatgtaaattttttgtgtgccaCCCATTATGCTGCCATCCGCCGATGTGCTAGTGGTATAGATGGTATGATTTCCAGTAGCTGTGGCGCCAATAGGTGTGAGAGTGGGCTGGCGAAGTGCAGTTGTTGTTACGGTTGTAGTGCTCGCATTTGTAGGCGTGGCCGATACATACTGCGTTATGACCGGACCACCGGAGAGCAGATCACGTTGCATCTGCAGCAGATGCTgacgttgctgctgttgctgtattTGCTGCAACTGCTGCATTACATTCTGTAGCCGTGGCTGTCGCAACTGCAATAtttgatgctgctgctgctgctgttgctgctgtacCTGCTGTACCTGTGCTTGCTGCAGGTGTTGCTGCTGCAATGCTGGCACATTCGTTGACGTCACCGTAATAATATCACCCACCGCAGCCACCTCCTGCAACTGTACTTGTGACTGATGCTGTGGTTGCGGCTGCTGCGTAACTAATTGTTGTTGCACATGCAGCTGTGGTTGTGGCTGGCGTTGATGTACAACTCCGGATGTTGCAATAAGCTGCGGCTGCGCGCTGTTCGCAACGAAATGTGGTATGCTGGCGAGGGCTGTTACACCGCCGCTGGCGCCGCCGATACGGACGCCAGCTGCAGCTGCAGGCgtattttgcaatatttgcgCGGGTATACTTGCTATCGACGTTGTTGTCTGCCTTTGCTGCGTCGTTACTGCCCCACCGACATCAAGTGTTGGTGGACCAGGTAAGTCATCAGCGGGCTCGGTTTTGACAACTGTATCAAGTTTTTCAGACGTAGTAGACGCCAATGCGTCAGTCGCATCGGTCGGTTCTATCTTTGGCTgcactttttggaaaaatacatCATCTGGAAGTGAGTCACTAACACCCGATGTATTAAAACTTGTGCCGCCATACATTGCACAGCTACTGCGCCACTTGCCACTACCACCACAGCCACCTCCAACACTGCCTTTGGCACGAGATGCACGTCTGCCGTCCTTGTGTTTCGGTTTGTCGTCGATGCAGGCCATTAAGTCAGTCTCCACATCCGCGGCTACTTCATCAACTTCTGCTTCACCTTCCAATATGCCATTCCAAAAGTTCGTAGCCTGATTCAGTGTCTTTATGTCATCGCATTCCTTCAATATATTCACAAGCATATTTTCGTCCGTTTCATCACCGTCACCTAATAAATTTATGTCGGTTAGTGAGTCACCGCTCAGGTTGAAATCAATAGCCGAGTTCGAATTGCCCGCTGCTCCAACGTCTGGACTCTTGCTACTGCCGCGTGTTACATCTGTCGCAAAGTACGTTTGCAGTAACTGCGTGTCTGGTTCGAGTTCGGCATACTTGAAGCTATCACTTACGAAGAGTGCATCGTCGGAATGTGTGTCCCACAGACTACTCAGTGTCTGTCCAGAGATTTTATGCGGGTGCTGTGTTTTACGTGGCTCGACACTATCACACGGTACCCGCAGCATTTCAACAACTATTGGTGTCTGTTGCGTCCACTCAACCAGAGGTCCTGCCGGCGTCAACTTGCAATCACTACTATCAGACAACACATCGGTTGGTGTCTTCGGACGAAAGTGTAACCAATCACGGCGTATTTCGGAGAGCAGTTCATTGCAAACGTCCAAACGCTGGCTGGATGTCGGTGAAAGACTGCCAATGTAATCATATTTATCATCATCACAATGTGTCGGTGATTCGTTGTCGATTATGACATTAATGCCAGTACTACATGCTTCATCGACACGCTTTTGCTCACGCTTCAATTCCTTGTTGAACTGCAGAGACTGCCGGTACTGCTGGCGTATGACATCGGGCATCTGATTTAGCGGCGTTGACACAGGATCATCCTGGTCGCACATTTTAGTATATACACAATTTGTGGAGTTGAATTTTGTGGCATTAGCAAACGATGAATGCGCTACGCCGCCGTCATCCAGTGGTTCCTTTTTCACGGTGTGTCGTATTAGACTGCTTAATTGTGccaaatttacattttcttcatcTTCCAGCACTTGCAAATCTGAAGTGGTTGTAATGTCCGTTAACGCAGATGCGGTTTTCTTTATGCTGCTTAAAGGTTCATTCGAATCATCGGCCGAGGCACCGCCGCTTGTGCAGTCTATCAGTTCTTGTTTGATAGCTTTTGTTAATGGTGCTACCGACGGCGTAAACGTTGTTGAACTAGGTGTCGTTGTGGTCGCCGCAGATTCTGCCCCTCCTGCAGTTGCtgccactactgctgctgctgttacgGACCCCGTCGCCGATGATGGTGGGCTGGTGCCTTCGCTTTTTATCACATTGAATTTATCGCTAATGCTTACATTCTTATTTATATTACTactactattgttgttgttattgtagttcATTAAATTGTTATTAGAACGGTGATTtggccattgttgttgttgctgctgctgccgcacTAAATCGATCACCACTTCGTCGGACACATCATCTCCATTCAACTTCTCACGCTTCACTTTTTCACCCAGCAAGAAATTACTTATTCCGTTCATGTTCTTGTCATCGATTAATTTGGACAATCGATGCAGTAAGCGGCGTggcaatggctcttttgctgGAGGAACTGTTTGTGCCTCAGATACTGCCTTTGCATCCACGACAACAGCATCGGTGTGATTGAAGCGACGTCGTTTTGTACTCTCGCCATCAGCTCCTTTCCCACCGCTTTCCTCAACGCCCTTTTGACGCTGCAGTCGACGACGTCGGCGCTTCTGCTGCAAGCGTCGTAATCGTTGTCGTTGCCGTTGCCTCAGCATAGTTAGTGACGAAATGTAGTTGGCATCGCGTGAGATATTCTCATCTTTGCACAAAGCCTCCTCATAGTCGTCATCGTCATCAAAGTCTGCCTCGACACCATCGTCGTCACTGCCTTGAGTTACGATAGTATCGATTTTGGGTGACACATCCGTTGGTGCATCCGTGGGCTCAAATTTGATCGTTGTGGTGGCGGGTAGTTGTAATGAAGACTTTGTAGTCGTGGCGGTAGCAATTGAACCAGCTGCGTTAGTTATGTTGGACGGCAGCAGGTCAACAACCGTTGGTGGAGAGGCGGGTTTTACaggttcttttttaatattcaaggaCTTAGTCGCCGTCGAAGCGGAATCGCTTTCAAATATCGTATAGTCCAACTGTGACCAAAAATCGTCCATATTTGTGGCAGTGCGATCCAATACGACACGACCACCACGGCCCATGCGACGTCTGGCGAAACCAATACAACGGGGCCTGAGAAAAGAGCAACCATAtatcttcaaacttttttaaagaaatatgtataCCTACCTCGGATGTTTTATTGAAGTTAGTGTGAAACGATATTTCGGATCACCAAGTCCATAATCTTCCTTTGACTCCCAAGGCCAATTACCGTCATGGGCTAACGGCTATAAGTAAACaagaagcaaaacaaaagttaatTGCCATTCCATGTAAACAGAAATCACATAATACATATAACAtatggtttttgaaaaaattcgtaCATACAGAAACATGCTTAGACAAAACTAGGTTCAATTGTACTGAGAAAACTTCATATCTAATCTCTAGCCATCGCAAAAGCTCACCCTCTGATAGTCGCAATGCTGCTTTCGCCTAAATGCAAACGGTGCCTCCTCTTCGCTCTCAGAGCCTATTTTGTGCGCATGATGACCACTACCACCCCCACCTCCTAAGCCGCCACTGCCAAAATCTTCCTCCTCCGTTTCGATATTAGACTCATTAGCAGCGGGCGATGAGCTCTGACGATGCAGCTGTAGCAGATGTTGTGTGCTTAGCGTTGCTCCCACTCCACCCAGCGCAGACGCTGACAAACCATTGCCACTGCCAACGCCACCCAAATActgttgttgctgatgctgcgacagatgttgttgttgttgctgttgctgttgtttatcACGAGGCAATTTATGTTTTCGCTTCTTATACTGTCGCTTTTCCTTTCGATTACCGCCACCATTTGCGCCAGCGTTGATTGCATCTATGGATTGAaacagaaaaacacaaaaaacaaaaaaaacacattagtaacaaaaatattataaacaaataaaatttttaggatACTCACCAATCGTTAGACTCGAAGGATTCAGGTACTGCGAAGCCGACGCATACAAATGGCCACCACTGCCAGACGCTACACTATTGGCACCCGCCGCTGATGTAAGCAAACCGCCTGGTCCCAGTACACTACCAACACCGGCAGCATGTGTGGCCGCACCTACAGACGCAACACCTGTGGGTGTGGTGCCCGGCGCAGATCCATGGTGTGAGTATTGATTCGTATACAATGGGGCAAACGCGGGTCTGTATGGTGACGGTGGAGAAGAGAAAACGGATAAACAATTTAGTACGGACTTACCCACCAACAATAGAAGATTAATCAATCAAACATACCTAGAATTCTTCAGAGAAGAACTTAACTCGGAGAATAGAGCACCACTGAAGTCGCGCAGTTGGTATCGCTTCTCGAAGATTTCTATAGATAAATGCAATTGCTCACGTTTCGTCTTCTCGCGTCGCTTCACCATCTCCAGCACGGTGGTGGCACGCTGTAGGTCGCGCCTAATTATATATGCACGCGAATAATTAGTATGATTGAAGTTGACAAACAAATTAGCTCAGTAATGCTACTACCCCACGGATTACGGTGTGAATTCACAGGGATTACAAAATCCCGTTTCTTCCACacagttttttaatttgaaaaatagttcTACACAAATGAGTCAGGGGGCTATTGCTACTTATTCTCTATTTTTCATCTTTCTCCTATTTACTTCCtgtgtatttaattttacattattactgctaattaataaaacttaaagtAAATACTGCTTTAGGgtttcaaatgataaatttaGTTGGTAAACAGACTAAACTTGGTAAACAGAATAGCGCGATTTTGGTATTGGACACTCGGCCATAACACTCGGTCTGGGTGCAACTAATCCTATTGCCTATTGTTTGgatgaactatattttaataGGTTATTTAGTACTAGAATTCCAGCTAGACGTGAGTGGGTTGACAATATAGGCATAAAGGCATACAAGGAAAAGGTAAGGCAGACAAAATTAGCAAGAGAGGGCACTACCACTCGCCTCCCTCTTGGTATGGAGATTGTACCATAGGTATACCCCTCTCAAACGCTCCCTACAAACTGCGTGGTACAAGCAGCAATGtcacttcagccaacacgagATGGATTGATAGCCTGGCATGTaaggctacaaaaaaaaatttggtcagAATGCGACGTCAGGCGCTACTTAATCGGCTAAGAAAAACGTCTCTACGTTAGTTGTTTTGATCACAGGCCACTGTGTCCTAAgtcgacatgctcaaagattgaatgAACTTCATTTTGAAGAAGCTATAAGAACGAGAAGGAGGAAGAGACTGTCAGACATATTCTTTGTCTCTGTCCTGCGTGAcatgccactaggtttagatactttggctcatcgtACTTGAATAATACTGATCACCGTAGGGATATATATAAGTGTCGCCAaatcaatgggtttgcactaaaacaaaatggtttaacgagcAGTAGCAGGTAAACGGTTTTTGTGGTATACCAATGGATCGGAAACGGTCTAAGCAAGTTGGTTTACTGACCAACTGCCACTTCTACATATCTTCCTACCTATCTTTGACAAGATATAAATATGTACCGTTTCGGTAGCATTGAAAGAGGCTGCGAAGCGCGTTGCAAAACATGCAATGGCCCGTTTTTACAATGAAGAAGCTTCTTATATCTAAACCCCATTCGCCAATCAGTGACGGCATAAAACTTTAATGAAGTCCTACTGCTCTTCACTAATATTAGGCCAAACGCCAAGCGTTAGCTAgaggcgaatagatgaagcacctaagggtgattttttagctattatctttttaaacagttcctttaaacagctgacgcacttttcgtgtttgtttcactgtcaattatcttcagtttggtctataatttaaccaggaatcgtcttacaaacgaacaacgcttgcaaatcattgaattttattataaaaatgcgtgttctgttaagaaagtttaaagtcgaaaaattgtgttcagcgacgaagctcatttttggatcaatgcgCACGTAAATCAGCAgagttgtcgattttggagtgaagatcagccagaagaattgcaagagctaccaatgtatccagaaaaggtcacagcttggtgcggtttatgggctggaggtatcattggaccgtacttcttcaaagatgaaatgatatccaactttttttgcccaaaatgcaagagcttgacttgcatgacatgtggtttcagcaaagacggtgccacatgccacacagcacgcgtaacaatagacttgttgagaggtgagatcggtgaacattttatttcacgttcgggaccagtcaattggccacccagatcgtgcgatataacacctttagataattttttgtggggctattttaaagctcatgtctattcagacaagcctgcttcaattaacgcattggaagacaacattaaagcttttatatgtgagataccggccgaaacattggaaagagtatgccaaaattggactaagcggatgaacaatttgaagcgcagtcgcggtcaacatttgcatga
The sequence above is drawn from the Anastrepha obliqua isolate idAnaObli1 chromosome 4, idAnaObli1_1.0, whole genome shotgun sequence genome and encodes:
- the LOC129246316 gene encoding uncharacterized protein LOC129246316 → MSKLSFRARALDPSKQMPIYLAEELPDLPEYSAINRAVPQMPSGMEKEEESEHHLQRAICTGLIIPTPEVFTTDQEAYDRMYPPNYKMPRQLIHMQPLGLEQDVPDYDMDSSDEIWISQQSRRLDLTPLKFEQMMDRLEKSSGQMVVKLNEAKALLKQDDEVSIAVYDYWLNKRLKMQHPLILTVKTENRPGASSNNPYLAFRRRTEKMQTRKNRKNDETSYEKMLKLRRDLQRATTVLEMVKRREKTKREQLHLSIEIFEKRYQLRDFSGALFSELSSSLKNSRPAFAPLYTNQYSHHGSAPGTTPTGVASVGAATHAAGVGSVLGPGGLLTSAAGANSVASGSGGHLYASASQYLNPSSLTIDAINAGANGGGNRKEKRQYKKRKHKLPRDKQQQQQQQQHLSQHQQQQYLGGVGSGNGLSASALGGVGATLSTQHLLQLHRQSSSPAANESNIETEEEDFGSGGLGGGGGSGHHAHKIGSESEEEAPFAFRRKQHCDYQRPLAHDGNWPWESKEDYGLGDPKYRFTLTSIKHPRPRCIGFARRRMGRGGRVVLDRTATNMDDFWSQLDYTIFESDSASTATKSLNIKKEPVKPASPPTVVDLLPSNITNAAGSIATATTTKSSLQLPATTTIKFEPTDAPTDVSPKIDTIVTQGSDDDGVEADFDDDDDYEEALCKDENISRDANYISSLTMLRQRQRQRLRRLQQKRRRRRLQRQKGVEESGGKGADGESTKRRRFNHTDAVVVDAKAVSEAQTVPPAKEPLPRRLLHRLSKLIDDKNMNGISNFLLGEKVKREKLNGDDVSDEVVIDLVRQQQQQQQWPNHRSNNNLMNYNNNNNSSSNINKNVSISDKFNVIKSEGTSPPSSATGSVTAAAVVAATAGGAESAATTTTPSSTTFTPSVAPLTKAIKQELIDCTSGGASADDSNEPLSSIKKTASALTDITTTSDLQVLEDEENVNLAQLSSLIRHTVKKEPLDDGGVAHSSFANATKFNSTNCVYTKMCDQDDPVSTPLNQMPDVIRQQYRQSLQFNKELKREQKRVDEACSTGINVIIDNESPTHCDDDKYDYIGSLSPTSSQRLDVCNELLSEIRRDWLHFRPKTPTDVLSDSSDCKLTPAGPLVEWTQQTPIVVEMLRVPCDSVEPRKTQHPHKISGQTLSSLWDTHSDDALFVSDSFKYAELEPDTQLLQTYFATDVTRGSSKSPDVGAAGNSNSAIDFNLSGDSLTDINLLGDGDETDENMLVNILKECDDIKTLNQATNFWNGILEGEAEVDEVAADVETDLMACIDDKPKHKDGRRASRAKGSVGGGCGGSGKWRSSCAMYGGTSFNTSGVSDSLPDDVFFQKVQPKIEPTDATDALASTTSEKLDTVVKTEPADDLPGPPTLDVGGAVTTQQRQTTTSIASIPAQILQNTPAAAAGVRIGGASGGVTALASIPHFVANSAQPQLIATSGVVHQRQPQPQLHVQQQLVTQQPQPQHQSQVQLQEVAAVGDIITVTSTNVPALQQQHLQQAQVQQVQQQQQQQQHQILQLRQPRLQNVMQQLQQIQQQQQRQHLLQMQRDLLSGGPVITQYVSATPTNASTTTVTTTALRQPTLTPIGATATGNHTIYTTSTSADGSIMGGTQKIYIQKATPTITSGTAMLSASTAQTSNSQSSTSTAPASVITLSNVKLENNSDGSASSNQGVTSATTTNILTIDGNAVTAPTMSSTGSGVNIISTSGGHQVAVHSISGGTMQHLTSASNSGATVQHLSSSVSGGTTPLIVTTTTRQAQQQQQQQQQLVHQPTQQIVWRQISGSTTNSASGAATTVSGADAAAAMAAAAAAAGSSGNKIVWASRPGQKRQLNGPDGATDINKLLLNRKFSQRKIITQQQHQIQITKHLQHLHHQQQQQQQLQQQQHQDDDSGVNAIHDGQTNSGSGVTTTLVGTTSQVAQQLQKVQMQGGKVIKMSSYPLLVSELNVTQQQQHQQQKHNSAAIASNHNYSLQPTTAIITSSQSVTQQGTTSGNKIYLTSNNTSGGGTNFTIATASELANAVAVQQSNSNNSGGSSNGNSSNSMTQKLHHYKELQNSNLKVNFVSTSNSAGSSGSGGGGGVSGGGSSTVSMQHGSIVMDAKTVAAAVSHSQQQHQQQQQATSQQQAVVLNKSSANANLQQQRLKRERILNIIGASNMEVNAGNVTNTVVSAGSSGAVENSKRVLYTSLLNMKPLQKNNSGQMQMQIGPGGMTHALLRGRIGNNQTIFTNMRTVPIATSAAVSNATTVQQLQVAAAGGGGSGGGGGNGMSVSLAQVTTNSTAQHQQSLVSIASSNSTAAAVDVITTTTCGALTTSCNDLKVIESVSSNNSNNGNGNSSSGSGNNNNNSNNSSSGGGGSAGNSMVAATMGSLASAIINR